In one window of Desulfonatronum thioautotrophicum DNA:
- a CDS encoding NAD(P)/FAD-dependent oxidoreductase, with amino-acid sequence MPKLLLAGAGHAHMAVMAAIPQLRARGHQVTAIGPGHRHSYSGMGPGMLGGAYTPDEISFPVRNMIENRGGEFITGIVATINPRRNRVVLESGQEVPYDVLSCNLGSFVPDDILASGPDEPSFQSLASRNIFPVKPIEQLFWARQRIQELAQDRQVRIGVCGGGAASVEVAGNAWVAAMSGEGKGGIVQLFARGALLKTMPEKVRGLVRKTFRGRKIKIFEESPVLSVHNGSILLANGQSHTQDMIFLALGVKPSSVFRASGLEVSRDGGLLVNQFLQCPAHPDIFGGGDCITFSPQPLAKVGVYAVRQNPVLRHNLQAQLEGRPLEPFDPGGGYLLIFNLGGGYGILHKNGFAFGGRTAFRIKDYIDRKFIQKYAITRSLSTDD; translated from the coding sequence ATGCCCAAACTGTTGCTGGCCGGCGCCGGCCATGCCCATATGGCCGTGATGGCCGCCATCCCGCAGCTGCGGGCCCGAGGCCACCAGGTGACAGCCATCGGACCTGGCCACCGCCACTCCTATTCCGGCATGGGCCCAGGCATGCTCGGTGGCGCCTACACGCCGGATGAAATCAGCTTTCCGGTCCGAAACATGATCGAAAACAGGGGGGGGGAATTCATAACCGGCATCGTCGCCACCATTAATCCGCGGCGCAATCGTGTCGTCCTGGAAAGCGGACAGGAGGTGCCTTACGATGTCTTGAGCTGCAATTTGGGCAGCTTTGTTCCCGATGATATTCTCGCATCAGGCCCAGATGAGCCGAGCTTTCAATCACTTGCAAGCCGGAACATTTTCCCGGTCAAGCCGATTGAACAACTATTCTGGGCCCGGCAACGGATTCAGGAACTGGCCCAGGACCGTCAGGTCCGGATCGGTGTGTGCGGTGGAGGGGCGGCCTCCGTGGAAGTTGCCGGTAACGCCTGGGTGGCGGCGATGTCAGGAGAGGGCAAGGGAGGCATTGTCCAGCTGTTCGCGAGGGGAGCTCTTCTGAAAACCATGCCGGAAAAAGTCCGAGGGCTGGTCCGGAAAACCTTTCGAGGGAGGAAAATCAAAATTTTCGAGGAAAGCCCCGTGCTTTCCGTTCACAACGGCAGCATTCTGCTGGCCAACGGCCAAAGCCATACCCAGGACATGATCTTTCTGGCCCTGGGCGTCAAACCGTCATCGGTATTCCGGGCATCAGGGCTGGAGGTAAGCCGGGACGGGGGGCTGCTGGTCAACCAGTTTCTGCAATGCCCCGCGCACCCGGACATCTTCGGTGGAGGCGATTGCATCACCTTCTCCCCGCAGCCGCTGGCCAAAGTCGGCGTTTACGCGGTACGGCAAAATCCGGTACTCCGCCACAATCTGCAGGCCCAGCTGGAGGGACGCCCTCTGGAACCTTTTGATCCGGGTGGAGGGTATCTGCTGATCTTCAATCTCGGAGGCGGCTACGGCATCCTGCATAAAAACGGATTTGCCTTCGGCGGGCGGACGGCCTTCAGGATCAAGGACTACATTGACCGCAAATTTATCCAAAAGTATGCGATAACTAGAAGTCTTTCAACAGACGACTAA